The Ancylobacter sp. WKF20 genome contains a region encoding:
- a CDS encoding DUF1214 domain-containing protein, with product MRALLFFLTLAIGAVIGLGLTWVTTVRGYGPTAIRSGAWEAWPKAGTEDADPYARAALARAGELPLELADGIAFVATTDDAGKALDGRCDLRLSGTVPQARFWTLTVTDERGRLIENAAQRSGFTSPEVVWNRDGTLDVALGPRARAGNWLPTGARGHIVLTLRLYDTPVGLASRTSDAPAMPKLMTERCP from the coding sequence TTGCGCGCCCTGCTCTTCTTCCTGACGCTGGCCATCGGCGCCGTCATCGGCCTCGGCCTCACCTGGGTGACCACGGTGCGCGGCTATGGCCCGACGGCGATCCGCTCCGGCGCGTGGGAGGCCTGGCCCAAGGCGGGGACCGAGGATGCCGACCCCTATGCGCGCGCCGCGCTCGCCCGCGCCGGCGAATTGCCGCTGGAACTGGCCGATGGCATCGCCTTCGTCGCCACCACGGACGATGCCGGCAAGGCGCTTGACGGGCGCTGCGACCTGCGCCTCTCCGGCACCGTGCCGCAGGCGCGCTTCTGGACGCTGACCGTCACCGACGAGCGCGGCCGGCTGATCGAGAACGCCGCCCAGCGCAGCGGCTTCACCAGCCCGGAGGTGGTATGGAACCGCGACGGCACGCTTGATGTCGCGCTTGGCCCTCGCGCCCGGGCGGGCAACTGGCTGCCGACCGGCGCGCGCGGACACATCGTCCTGACACTCCGCCTCTACGACACCCCCGTCGGCCTCGCCAGCCGCACCAGCGACGCGCCGGCCATGCCGAAGCTCATGACGGAGCGGTGTCCATGA
- a CDS encoding DUF1254 domain-containing protein: protein MKRLILPILAGVVLGGIVHLVGVLLMPYVADQDAYARLAAVGELNTVTGIDDPGVDGAVLPASDPAFVTAVCLYDLADGPVKIQVPPTDDYTSISFYTRYGLPFYAINDRSAGRSLIVLDLMTAKQRAALPEDADVTAADRLVVESPSLEGVVLIRALVRERGAREQVRTRLDMARCSSAS, encoded by the coding sequence ATGAAGCGGCTGATCCTGCCCATTCTCGCCGGCGTGGTGCTTGGCGGCATCGTCCATCTCGTCGGCGTGCTGCTCATGCCCTATGTCGCCGACCAGGACGCCTATGCCCGTCTCGCGGCGGTCGGCGAGCTCAACACCGTTACCGGGATCGACGATCCGGGCGTCGACGGGGCGGTTCTGCCGGCCAGTGACCCGGCCTTCGTGACCGCCGTCTGCCTCTATGATCTCGCGGACGGCCCGGTGAAAATCCAGGTGCCGCCAACCGACGACTACACCTCGATCTCGTTCTACACCCGCTACGGCCTGCCGTTTTACGCCATCAATGACCGCTCGGCCGGCCGCAGCCTGATCGTGCTCGACCTGATGACCGCCAAGCAGCGCGCCGCGCTGCCGGAGGATGCGGATGTGACGGCGGCGGACCGGCTCGTGGTGGAATCACCGAGCCTGGAGGGCGTCGTGCTCATTCGCGCGCTGGTGCGCGAGCGCGGCGCCCGCGAGCAGGTGCGCACGCGGCTCGACATGGCCCGCTGCAGCAGCGCCTCATAG